TTACTGCCGTTAAAGAAGGCCAGGTGCTGGTGAAAAAAACGCCCCCCTTGGCGGGAGTTCCTGGCACTGGGGTGCGCGGAGAACAGATACTACCCTCTCCGCCGAAAGACATTGAGCTCGTGGCTGGGAATGGCGTCATGCATCAAGACTGGGCACAGCAGCTAGTCGCTACCCGTGCTGGACGACCAGTCCTGCGTCCTGGAACGCAGACCATGGCCGTGGATGTCGTGCCTGACATGATAGTCAAAGGTAGCGTAGACATCAAATCAGGTAGTATCTCCTTCCTTGGTGATGTAACGGTGGGCGAAGATGTGACCGCGGGTTTTTCGGTCTGGGCGGGGGGCATGTTGCGAGTGGCAGGAGTGATAGAGAAAGCACACACGCAGGCTGTCTCAGGAGTTAATGTGCGCGGCAATATCATTGCCTCGCAGGTTCAGGTTGGTCCGCCGATTGACTTCTTGCGCAATGTGCGTAGTCTCCTGCCTAGTTTGCGGGAGGACGTCAACTCGCTCACCTTGGCAGTGCAGCAAATCAAGAAGCAACTACCACCCGAAAAGCAAAAATTTTCTGCGCAGTTGATTAGCACCATGTTAAATCAACGGGGAGAAGAGTTAGAGAACCGCGTCAAGGCGCTGCATGACGAACTGCAGCATTTAGACCATCGCTTGCTAGAGATCTATGGTCCCTCCCTGGTAGGTACGTTAGCAAAGTTTAGGCAGGAGATCGAGCAGGGGAAGCGGACTGAAGAGCAGCTAGCCATCTTAGCACGGGTAGCTGTCGTGCTCACGGAGAAGCTAGCCGCGATTAATCCCGACGAGGCCCATCTTTCCGCCGGCAATGTCATTAACTCGCAGGTCTCATGTACCGGCGCCATGACCATCTTGGGGGGAGTGTACAACTCCAAGGT
The sequence above is drawn from the Bacillota bacterium genome and encodes:
- a CDS encoding DUF342 domain-containing protein, with translation MTDTLRNYATLSEGVVKVRHAETGPYPVLVPTTGIELKVNGVQHMKEVAVKETDEISVAALDEVMPGSWSIWVSPNLLAAYVRLQPGKRIKRSLPNLEPTERLTIVPMEAAEPLPAVTLDELTAKLRQEGLFQRADLSLLPIATQALEPGQYLIASGTPPTPGRDAEISMFFETAQKTEKQVKEDSAVDFRSRYEFTAVKEGQVLVKKTPPLAGVPGTGVRGEQILPSPPKDIELVAGNGVMHQDWAQQLVATRAGRPVLRPGTQTMAVDVVPDMIVKGSVDIKSGSISFLGDVTVGEDVTAGFSVWAGGMLRVAGVIEKAHTQAVSGVNVRGNIIASQVQVGPPIDFLRNVRSLLPSLREDVNSLTLAVQQIKKQLPPEKQKFSAQLISTMLNQRGEELENRVKALHDELQHLDHRLLEIYGPSLVGTLAKFRQEIEQGKRTEEQLAILARVAVVLTEKLAAINPDEAHLSAGNVINSQVSCTGAMTILGGVYNSKVQAGGKIMVQGVFRGGEMKAGSDVAVKELGSESSVATSITVPTSAKVKIGIGWENSSVVIGPRRYRFDKKQTDVSLRLEEGNILVR